One Peterkaempfera bronchialis DNA window includes the following coding sequences:
- a CDS encoding Ppx/GppA phosphatase family protein, whose product MTATRVAAVDCGTNSIRLLVADLDPHTGEVTELDRRMTIVRLGQDVDRTGRLAPEALERTFAACKEYAELIHGHGVGPDRTRFVATSASRDAENRDDFVRGVVEILGVEPEVISGDEEARLSFTGATRELAAAGLHLEQPYLVVDIGGGSTEFVLGDGEVRAARSVDVGCVRMTERHFTTADPSTADPSTADPFSADPFSAEQIAAARADIERALDTAAEVVPLDQARTLVGLAGSVTTVAAIALGLTAYDSTRIHHARIPVAQVREVTERLLAATHEERAANPVIHPGRVDVIGAGALVLLALMERTGAAEVVVSEHDILDGIAWSIAG is encoded by the coding sequence GTGACCGCCACCCGCGTCGCCGCCGTCGACTGCGGCACCAACTCCATCCGGCTGCTGGTCGCCGATCTGGACCCGCACACCGGCGAGGTGACCGAGCTGGACCGCCGGATGACCATCGTCCGGCTGGGCCAGGACGTCGACCGCACCGGCCGGCTCGCCCCGGAGGCGCTGGAGCGCACCTTCGCGGCCTGCAAGGAGTACGCCGAGCTGATCCACGGCCATGGCGTCGGCCCCGACCGCACCCGCTTTGTGGCCACCAGCGCCTCGCGGGACGCCGAGAACCGCGATGACTTCGTCCGGGGCGTGGTGGAGATCCTGGGCGTCGAACCCGAGGTGATCAGCGGGGACGAGGAGGCGCGGCTCTCCTTCACCGGCGCCACCCGGGAGCTGGCCGCCGCCGGGCTGCACCTGGAGCAGCCCTATCTGGTGGTCGACATCGGCGGCGGCTCCACCGAGTTCGTGCTGGGCGACGGGGAGGTCCGTGCGGCCCGCTCGGTGGACGTGGGCTGCGTACGGATGACCGAGCGCCACTTCACCACCGCCGATCCCTCCACTGCCGATCCCTCCACTGCCGATCCCTTCAGCGCCGATCCCTTCAGCGCCGAGCAGATCGCGGCGGCCCGGGCCGACATCGAGCGCGCCCTGGACACCGCCGCCGAGGTGGTGCCGCTGGACCAGGCCCGCACCCTGGTCGGGCTGGCCGGGTCGGTCACCACGGTCGCCGCCATCGCGCTGGGCCTGACCGCGTACGACTCCACCCGCATCCACCATGCGCGCATCCCGGTGGCCCAGGTCCGGGAGGTCACCGAACGGCTGCTCGCCGCCACCCATGAGGAGCGCGCCGCCAACCCGGTGATCCACCCGGGGCGGGTGGATGTGATCGGCGCGGGCGCGCTGGTGCTGCTGGCCCTGATGGAGCGGACGGGGGCCGCCGAAGTGGTCGTCAGCGAGCACGACATCCTGGACGGAATCGCCTGGAGCATCGCCGGCTGA
- a CDS encoding NAD(P)/FAD-dependent oxidoreductase: MSTTERPRILIVGGGYVGLYAAMRILKKMRYGEATVTVVDPRSYMTYLPFLPEAAGGNVAPRNLVAPLRRVLKKAEVLTGHVTRVDHGRKVATISPLAGDAYELPFDYLVVAAGSVSRTFPIPGLAEHGIGMKTVEEAIGLRNHVMAQLDKAESTTDKDVRRQALTFVFIGGGFAGVETIAEVEDMARDAAKIYNTVSREDMRFILVEASNRILPEMGPDLGVWTKERLEERGIEVFLETSMESCVDKHVVLKNGVEADASTIVWTAGVKPNPVLADFGLPLGPRGHVDTAPTLQVKGFDYVWAAGDNAQVPDLAAGEGAWCPPNAQHAVRQAIALGDNVISGMRGFPQSDYKHKNLGAVAGLGLHKGVAILFGKYKLKGRPAWWFHRLYHGSRVPTMNRKVRVFTDWTLAMFLKRETVGLSQMENPREAFYEAAVPVPAPRSEKALADRVS; the protein is encoded by the coding sequence ATGAGCACCACGGAGCGTCCTCGCATCCTCATCGTCGGCGGTGGATACGTCGGCCTGTATGCCGCGATGCGCATCCTCAAGAAGATGCGCTACGGCGAGGCGACCGTCACGGTCGTCGACCCGCGGTCGTACATGACGTACCTGCCTTTCCTCCCGGAGGCCGCGGGCGGCAACGTTGCCCCCCGCAACCTCGTCGCGCCGCTGCGCCGCGTCCTGAAGAAGGCCGAGGTGCTGACCGGTCATGTCACCCGGGTCGACCACGGCCGCAAGGTCGCGACCATCAGCCCGCTGGCCGGCGACGCGTACGAGCTGCCCTTCGACTACCTGGTGGTGGCGGCCGGATCGGTCTCCCGCACCTTCCCGATCCCCGGTCTGGCCGAGCACGGCATCGGCATGAAGACCGTGGAGGAGGCCATCGGCCTGCGCAACCACGTGATGGCGCAGCTCGACAAGGCCGAGTCGACCACGGACAAGGACGTCCGCCGCCAGGCCCTCACCTTTGTCTTCATCGGCGGCGGCTTCGCCGGGGTGGAGACCATCGCCGAGGTCGAGGACATGGCCCGCGACGCGGCGAAGATCTACAACACCGTCAGCCGCGAGGACATGCGCTTCATCCTCGTCGAGGCGTCCAACCGGATCCTCCCCGAGATGGGCCCGGACCTGGGCGTCTGGACCAAGGAGCGGCTGGAGGAGCGGGGCATCGAGGTCTTCCTGGAGACCTCCATGGAGTCCTGCGTCGACAAGCACGTGGTGCTGAAGAACGGTGTCGAGGCGGACGCCTCCACCATCGTGTGGACCGCCGGCGTCAAGCCCAACCCGGTGCTCGCCGACTTCGGCCTGCCGCTGGGCCCGCGCGGCCACGTGGACACCGCCCCGACCCTCCAGGTCAAGGGCTTCGACTACGTCTGGGCGGCCGGCGACAACGCCCAGGTGCCGGACCTCGCCGCCGGTGAGGGTGCCTGGTGCCCGCCGAACGCGCAGCACGCCGTCCGCCAGGCCATCGCGCTGGGCGACAACGTGATCTCCGGGATGCGCGGCTTCCCGCAGTCCGACTACAAGCACAAGAACCTCGGTGCGGTGGCCGGCCTCGGCCTGCACAAGGGCGTGGCGATCCTCTTCGGCAAGTACAAGCTGAAGGGCCGCCCGGCCTGGTGGTTCCACCGCCTGTACCACGGCAGCCGGGTGCCGACCATGAACCGCAAGGTCCGGGTCTTCACCGACTGGACGCTGGCGATGTTCCTCAAGCGGGAGACCGTGGGCCTGTCCCAGATGGAGAACCCGCGCGAGGCGTTCTACGAGGCCGCCGTCCCGGTGCCCGCCCCCCGCAGCGAGAAGGCACTGGCCGACCGGGTCTCCTGA
- a CDS encoding ABC transporter permease, which produces MLRTALRNVLAHKTRLLMTALAVLLGIAFVAGTLVFTDTLGQALRNSASKSFSDVSVAITDRSASAYADSAEKNRSGATLTADTLKRITATEGVARARGVVDGFAGVADRKGDLIGDGWSTTGTNFVPGDGGRDSRYPMAEGHGPSGPGEIALDTRTAEKGGLQVGDTVRVAVNGPVMRLRLTGVFHTDDPRVSSGGSLVLFDTATAQRLYLSPGRFGEIDVAAAPGTSQAALLTRVEKLLPKSHTIRAETGQQLADDQAEQIARSTDSLSTALLAFAGIALFVGVFIIANTFTMLVAQRTRELALLRAVGASRRQVTRSVLAEAFAVGAAASLAGLAAGIGIAAAMRAVMGALDAPLPDGPLVVTPATVLVSLAVGTLVTLLAAWLPARRASRIPPVAAMSSAELPATQKSLLVRNSIGAAMTALGVAAIVYGASTGGSDGRMPIAAGAFLTLIGVFVLTPLLSRPVIALATPLLSGAFGVSGRLARQNAVRNPRRTAATASALTIGITLISALSVIGSSVNHAVDKAVTGDLKADYLVSMANYSDLSPEVAREIAKVPDVSAVGAMTSAQLDLGGRTRPLSGVDAAAFDRLVALRLRSGSTAALAQGQLLVRADVAAERGWHTGSTVQARYPDGSTARLTVGGVYEKNGMVSSLVLDNRVLDRHRKESGVSQVLLKGAHGESDSLQRAVKAATGDNPLIKVQNQDEIRAGFSQVISFLLNLLYGLLAMAVLIAVLGVVNTLAMSVFERRREIGMLRAIGLDRAGVKRMVRLESLVISLFGAVLGIGLGIFLAWAVNGTLKENLSGLTTVVPLTQVAYLLAGAAVIGLLAAVWPARRASRINVLEAIKGD; this is translated from the coding sequence ATGCTCCGCACCGCACTGCGCAATGTCCTCGCGCACAAGACCAGACTGCTGATGACGGCGCTCGCCGTACTGCTCGGCATCGCCTTCGTGGCCGGCACCCTGGTCTTCACCGACACCCTCGGCCAGGCGCTGAGGAACAGCGCCTCCAAGAGCTTCTCCGACGTCTCCGTCGCCATCACCGACCGCTCGGCCTCCGCCTACGCCGACTCCGCCGAGAAGAACCGCAGCGGCGCCACGCTCACCGCCGACACCCTGAAGCGGATCACCGCCACCGAGGGCGTGGCCCGCGCCCGGGGCGTGGTCGACGGCTTCGCCGGGGTCGCCGACCGCAAGGGCGACCTGATAGGCGACGGCTGGTCGACCACCGGTACCAACTTCGTGCCCGGCGACGGCGGCCGGGACTCCCGCTACCCCATGGCCGAGGGCCACGGCCCGTCGGGCCCGGGCGAGATCGCGTTGGACACCAGGACCGCCGAGAAGGGCGGACTCCAGGTCGGCGACACCGTGCGGGTCGCCGTCAACGGGCCGGTGATGCGGCTCAGGCTGACCGGTGTCTTCCACACCGACGACCCCCGGGTCTCCTCCGGCGGCTCCCTGGTCCTCTTCGACACCGCCACCGCGCAGCGGCTCTACCTCTCCCCCGGCCGCTTCGGCGAGATCGACGTCGCCGCCGCCCCTGGCACCTCCCAGGCCGCACTGCTCACCCGGGTCGAGAAGCTGCTGCCCAAGAGCCACACCATCCGGGCCGAGACCGGGCAGCAGCTCGCCGACGACCAGGCCGAGCAGATCGCCCGCTCGACCGACTCGCTCTCCACCGCGCTGCTCGCCTTCGCCGGGATCGCGCTCTTCGTCGGCGTCTTCATCATCGCCAACACCTTCACCATGCTGGTCGCCCAGCGCACCCGGGAGCTGGCGCTGCTCCGCGCGGTCGGCGCCAGCCGCCGCCAGGTGACCCGCTCGGTGCTGGCCGAGGCATTCGCGGTGGGCGCCGCCGCCTCGCTGGCCGGTCTTGCGGCGGGCATCGGCATCGCGGCGGCCATGCGCGCGGTGATGGGCGCCCTGGACGCCCCGCTGCCCGACGGGCCGCTGGTCGTCACCCCGGCCACGGTGCTGGTCTCGCTGGCCGTCGGCACCCTGGTCACACTGCTCGCGGCCTGGCTGCCCGCCCGTCGCGCATCCAGGATCCCGCCGGTGGCGGCGATGAGCAGCGCCGAGCTGCCCGCCACCCAGAAGAGCCTGCTGGTCCGCAACTCCATCGGCGCGGCGATGACCGCGCTGGGCGTGGCCGCCATCGTGTACGGCGCGTCCACCGGCGGCAGCGACGGCCGGATGCCGATCGCCGCAGGCGCGTTCCTCACCCTGATCGGCGTCTTCGTCCTCACCCCGCTGCTCTCCCGCCCGGTGATCGCGCTCGCCACGCCGCTGCTCAGCGGGGCCTTCGGGGTCTCCGGCCGGCTCGCCCGGCAGAACGCGGTACGCAACCCGCGCCGCACCGCCGCCACCGCCTCGGCGCTGACCATCGGCATCACCCTGATCAGCGCGCTGTCGGTGATCGGCAGCTCGGTGAACCACGCGGTGGACAAGGCCGTCACCGGTGACCTCAAGGCCGACTACCTGGTCTCCATGGCGAACTACTCCGACCTCTCCCCCGAGGTCGCCAGGGAGATCGCCAAGGTGCCGGATGTCTCCGCCGTCGGCGCCATGACGTCCGCCCAGCTCGACCTGGGCGGCCGTACCCGCCCGCTCTCCGGGGTGGACGCGGCGGCCTTCGACCGGCTGGTCGCGCTGCGCCTGCGCAGCGGCTCCACCGCCGCCCTGGCCCAGGGGCAGCTGCTGGTCCGGGCCGATGTGGCCGCCGAACGGGGCTGGCACACCGGCTCCACCGTGCAGGCGCGCTACCCGGACGGGTCCACGGCGCGGCTGACGGTGGGGGGCGTCTATGAGAAGAACGGCATGGTCTCGTCGCTGGTGCTGGACAACCGGGTACTGGACCGGCACAGGAAGGAGTCCGGCGTCAGCCAGGTGCTGCTCAAGGGCGCGCATGGGGAGAGCGACTCCCTGCAACGCGCGGTCAAGGCGGCCACCGGTGACAACCCGCTGATCAAGGTGCAGAACCAGGACGAGATCCGGGCGGGCTTCAGCCAGGTGATCAGCTTTCTGCTCAATCTGCTGTACGGGCTGCTGGCGATGGCCGTGCTGATCGCGGTGCTCGGCGTGGTGAACACCCTGGCGATGTCGGTCTTCGAGCGCCGCCGGGAGATCGGCATGCTGCGGGCGATCGGCCTGGACCGGGCCGGGGTGAAGCGGATGGTCCGGCTGGAGTCGCTGGTGATCTCGCTCTTCGGCGCGGTGCTGGGGATCGGCCTCGGCATCTTCCTCGCCTGGGCGGTGAACGGCACCCTCAAGGAGAACCTGTCCGGTCTCACCACGGTGGTGCCGCTCACGCAGGTGGCGTACCTGCTGGCGGGCGCCGCGGTGATCGGCCTGCTGGCGGCGGTCTGGCCGGCCCGCCGGGCCTCCCGGATCAACGTGCTGGAGGCCATCAAGGGCGACTGA
- a CDS encoding ABC transporter ATP-binding protein codes for MTTTAAPVITGRAAARATALSKVYGEGETRVVALDQVSVEFHRGEFTAIMGPSGSGKSTLMHCMAGLDTVSGGSTTIGDTELVGLKDKDLTRLRRDHVGFVFQAFNLLPTLTALENITLPMDIAGRKPDKEWLDRVIETVGLSGRLSHRPSQLSGGQQQRVACARALAGRPEIVFADEPTGNLDSRSGAEILAFLRNSVRELGQTVVMVTHDPVAASYADRVVFLADGRIVDELDRPTADGVLDRMRRFDAKGRTS; via the coding sequence GTGACCACGACCGCCGCCCCCGTCATCACCGGGCGGGCCGCCGCCCGCGCCACCGCGCTCAGCAAGGTGTACGGCGAGGGCGAGACCCGCGTCGTCGCGCTGGACCAGGTGAGCGTGGAGTTCCACCGTGGTGAGTTCACCGCGATCATGGGCCCCTCCGGCTCCGGCAAGTCGACCCTGATGCACTGCATGGCCGGTCTGGACACGGTCTCCGGCGGGTCCACCACCATCGGCGACACCGAGCTGGTCGGGCTGAAGGACAAGGACCTGACCCGGCTCCGCCGCGACCATGTCGGGTTCGTCTTCCAGGCGTTCAATTTGCTGCCCACCCTGACCGCGCTGGAGAACATCACCCTCCCCATGGACATCGCCGGCCGCAAGCCCGACAAGGAGTGGCTGGACCGGGTGATCGAGACCGTGGGCCTCTCCGGCCGGCTCTCCCACCGCCCCTCCCAGCTCTCCGGCGGCCAGCAGCAGCGGGTGGCCTGCGCCCGCGCGCTGGCCGGTCGACCGGAGATCGTCTTCGCCGACGAGCCCACCGGCAACCTGGACTCCCGCTCCGGTGCCGAGATCCTCGCCTTTCTGCGGAACTCGGTCCGCGAGCTGGGCCAGACCGTGGTGATGGTCACTCACGACCCGGTGGCCGCCTCCTACGCGGACCGGGTGGTCTTCCTGGCCGACGGCCGGATCGTGGACGAGCTCGACCGCCCCACCGCCGACGGCGTGCTCGACCGCATGCGGCGTTTCGACGCCAAGGGCCGCACCAGCTGA
- a CDS encoding flavoprotein has protein sequence MTVTRVLYLIGCAAPPVFQLPDVVRRAQEDGWEVCVGLTPTAARWLERDIPALADHTGHPVRSQYKLPGEPDVWPPADAALVAPATFNTLNQWALGITDHFVVGFAAEAIGKRIPLVTMPCVNSAFLAHPQFDRSVEALRGVGVRVLLGEGGFVPNAPGQGQPDGFPWDAALAALPS, from the coding sequence CCAACTGCCCGACGTCGTACGGCGCGCGCAGGAGGACGGGTGGGAGGTGTGCGTGGGGCTCACGCCGACGGCGGCGCGCTGGTTGGAGCGGGACATCCCTGCCCTGGCGGATCACACCGGGCACCCGGTGCGTTCGCAGTACAAGCTGCCGGGCGAGCCGGACGTATGGCCACCGGCCGATGCGGCGCTGGTGGCTCCGGCGACCTTCAACACGCTGAACCAGTGGGCGCTGGGGATCACGGACCACTTCGTCGTGGGCTTCGCGGCCGAGGCGATCGGGAAGCGGATCCCGCTGGTGACCATGCCCTGCGTGAACTCCGCGTTCCTCGCGCACCCGCAGTTCGACCGCAGCGTCGAGGCGCTGCGCGGGGTCGGGGTGCGGGTGCTGCTGGGCGAGGGCGGGTTCGTGCCGAACGCGCCGGGGCAGGGGCAGCCGGACGGGTTCCCGTGGGATGCGGCACTGGCCGCCCTGCCGTCGTAG